The window GACTATACCAGTCTATTCCTCAGTATCATCATCGCTTTTTTAGGCGGTATTACTTTTCCTCACGTAGTAGTTATGCATCAATTAAATAGCAAGTAGACCTTAAGTTTAGATAAATTTTGCAGTACTTAGTACAATGTATTAAGGTTTATTTTGTTCTCGCTTTCGCGAAAGCGGAACCATTAAAAAGATTATGCTGCCCTTTGTTAATTGCGTAAATCGTGCATAACAAACAGTGGCAATTCACTCAACATGCCAAGATCTTGAACTAATGGTTTATTAAAAATAGTGGAGAAGAAACTGTGCTTTCTATTCACAAAAGCAATCATATCGCTATCATTTTTACTTACAAATTTTCTAATACCATCTGCAACATGAGAGCTCTCCACTTCTTGAAAAGTAAACGAGGCTCCTTCTAGACATTCCTTAAGAAGTTCTTTATTTTCCTTTTGGTTTAAAGAGAGGTTCTCTTTTGAAGAAACATGTAAAACACAAATATTAGCGGCTTGTAAAACGGCAAGTTCTACAAGGTGATTGAGTTCCTTTCTCTTATAATGAGTTTTAAAGCTTGTAGGAAATATAATTTGTTTGATACTCACCTCTTCTGCATCATAAGGGACTCCTACTATGGGACATACTCGTAGATTC is drawn from Nonlabens dokdonensis DSW-6 and contains these coding sequences:
- a CDS encoding universal stress protein, which encodes MKSKILIPTDFSLNAWNAIQYALKLYKNKECDFHILNTYSSSVPSKKDLVAAKADELSFQNEKTKSAKGLEEVLEKIQSTFNNEKHSFTTVSLQDDLLSAMKTIVEKRDIELVIMGTKGASNYRATVLGSNTINTMENLRVCPIVGVPYDAEEVSIKQIIFPTSFKTHYKRKELNHLVELAVLQAANICVLHVSSKENLSLNQKENKELLKECLEGASFTFQEVESSHVADGIRKFVSKNDSDMIAFVNRKHSFFSTIFNKPLVQDLGMLSELPLFVMHDLRN